In a genomic window of Cuculus canorus isolate bCucCan1 chromosome Z, bCucCan1.pri, whole genome shotgun sequence:
- the PIGO gene encoding GPI ethanolamine phosphate transferase 3 isoform X3: MQRWPVLLFLAWVCFLFFAGIGLFMSGFLLTRIELTSSSSCSDPLVPPPWERQSLPPGSCWAPQRFSKAVLVIIDALHFEFARFNPAKASPLPYENKLSFLHHLATSEPRHARLYRFRADPPTATMQRIKGLTTGSLPTFIDVGSNFATYAIQEDNLLAQLVQNGRRVVFMGDDTWEGLFPNKFFRSYFFPSFNVKDLHTVDDGILQHLYPTVDSGEWDMLIAHFLGVDHCGHKHGPDHPEMAKKLTQMNEMLKSLVDHLGNDTLLLVAGDHGMTETGDHGGDSEKEVNAALFVYSKTSLFGTDPPEEPEAIPQVNLVPTLALLLGVPIPYSSIGEVMPELFSGDGSAVSAALQQLSVYHINAKQVDRFLHSYSLVAQDLPAEQLQRLQELLSSTMEEHTQFLAQVQGKTLVPPELESWLGSLISRFQLYLREARAVCTQSWARFRPLRMVGGCTLIATSCLLCYVESDSFYRVCLLYPLLWGLVVAVLLVLARVFTQEGPDLLLVSSWAAAASQLVFFWHWWGQHPKQARLAGSQPPLASVGLRQRIREWLGLAFPMGILLFRCGAMFSDSFVVAEARVAPFLLASLVMLLVGKLHWDGHLTASEGPKQQLLGFSYRREIWYLLCFVAALLVCVRLSSFFHQCREEIPQCRPSLFLSPLASLRNTRAKNLFYLLCVALLAGLVYAVRRWLRHYGNLNSSDPLVLFVRWGFPLVVLCIACYWAVASSADDSLGKLQELVQVAVVAFPWAVYGLASVGLLLLLCNPMTVLAKTTWESAESIVTPYLGVPTSEVDLLHVIPQIYKRMQESQKSRLERDSCRATVAAYGLGSVYSAALVIALTLLGFFLMLLHSERMSLAFLLLFLEAFVLLHIHTCARGLAGDAEPFSVPWYAVISWLLAASQFFYSTGHQPIFPAIHWNAAFVGFNLDHSTNLLPAVLVGANTFASHILFAVGCPLLLLWPFVCEMPGLQRKKPKKEPREELQEVEEHMMEMRLRESPEKFSTALLQLGLKYLFVLGTQLLACVCAAMILRRHLMVWKVFAPKFLFESLGFVVSSICLLLGISLVMRVDCAVSTWFSQLQLR; the protein is encoded by the exons ATGCAGCGGTGGCCAGTGCTGCTCTTCCTCGCCTGggtctgctttctgttttttgcTGGTATCGGGCTCTTCATGAGCGGCTTCCTGCTCACCCGGATCGAGCttaccagcagcagctcctgctcagaCCCTCTTGTACCACCACCCTGGGAGAGGCAGAGCCTTCCACCAGGCTCCTGTTGGGCACCCCAGCGTTTCTCCAAAGCCGTGCTTGTCATCATTGATGCTCTCCATTTCGAGTTTGCCCGCTTTAACCCAGCCAAGGCCAGCCCGCTGCCCTACGAAAACAAGCTGAGTTTCCTGCACCACCTCGCAACCTCTGAGCCCCGCCATGCCCGTCTCTACCGCTTCAGAGCCGATCCCCCCACCGCTACCATGCAGCGCATCAAGGGCCTTACCACCGGCTCACTGCCCACATTCATTGATGTGGGCAGCAACTTTGCCACCTATGCGATCCAGGAGGACAACCTGCTGGCACAGCTGGTGCAGAACG GAAGGAGAGTGGTCTTCATGGGTGACGACACTTGGGAAGGGCTCTTCCCAAACAAGTTTTTCCGCTCgtatttcttcccttcttttaaCGTGAAGGATCTTCACACTGTGGATGATGGGATCCTGCAGCATCTCTATCCAACTG TGGACAGTGGTGAATGGGACATGCTGATTGCTCACTTCCTCGGCGTGGACCACTGTGGGCACAAACATGGACCTGACCATCCTGAAATGGCTAAGAAGCTGACCCAGATGAATGAGATGCTCAA GTCCTTAGTGGATCATCTGGGGAATGACACTCTTCTTCTGGTGGCTGGAGATCACGGCATGACAGAAACAGGAGACCATGGCGGTGACAGCGAGAAGGAAGTGAATGCAGCTCTGTTTGTGTACAGCAAAACATCCCTCTTTGGCACAGACCCTCCAGAG gagcctgaggccattccacAGGTGAACCTGGTGCCAACTTTGGCCCTGTTGTTGGGTGTGCCCATCCCCTACAGTAGCATCGGGGAGGTGATGCCTGAGCTCTTCTCCGGGGATGGCAGCGCTGTGtctgcagctttgcagcagcTCTCGGTCTATCATATCAACGCCAAACAG GTGGACCGCTTCCTGCACTCCTACTCACTGGTGGCTCAGGAcctgccagcagagcagctccagcgcctgcaggagctgctctccagcaccATGGAGGAGCACACTCAGTTCTTGGCCCAGGTGCAGGGAAAGACTCTGGTGCCTCCGGAGCTGGAGTCCTGGTTGGGAAGCCTCATCAGTCGCTTCCAGCTCTACCTGCGGGAAGCACGGGCTGTGTGCACCCAGTCTTGGGCCCGCTTCCGTCCCCTGCGTATGGTGGGGGGCTGCACCCTCATCGCCACTTCCTGCTTGCTCTGTTATGTGGAATCGGACTCCTTCTATCGTGTCTGCCTCCTGTACCCACTGCTTTGGGGGTTGGTGGTGGCTGTTCTACTTGTACTGGCCCGTGTGTTTACCCAGGAGGGGCCGGATCTTCTCCTGGTGTCCTCATGGGCAGCTGCGGCTTCtcagctggtttttttctggcacTGGTGGGGCCAGCATCCCAAGCAAGCCCGTTTGGCAGGCAGTCAGCCACCTTTGGCCAGTGTTGGCCTGAGGCAGAGAATACGAGAGTGGCTGGGGCTGGCCTTCCCCATGGGCATTCTCCTCTTCCGCTGTGGAGCTATGTTCTCTGATAGCTTTGTGGTGGCTGAGGCCCGGGTGGCCCCATTCCTGCTGGCCTCGCTGGTGATGTTGCTAGTAGGGAAGCTCCACTGGGATGGTCACCTGACTGCGTCAGAAGGccccaagcagcagctccttggcTTTTCTTACCGGAGAGAGATCTGGTACCTGCTATGCTTCGTGGCTGCGCTCTTGGTCTGTGTCCGCCTTTCCAGTTTCTTCCACCAGTGCCGTGAAGAAATCCCTCAGTGCCGgccctctcttttcctctccccgCTTGCCAGCCTGAGAAACACACGGGCCAAGAACCTCTTCTACCTCCTGTGTGTGGCCTTACTGGCTGGTCTGGTCTACGCGGTGCGAAGGTGGTTGCGGCACTATGGCAACCTGAACAGCTCGGACCCCCTTGTGCTCTTTGTGCGCTGGGGTTTCCCACTGGTTGTCCTCTGCATCGCCTGCTACTGGGCTGTTGCCTCCAGTGCTGATGACTCTCTCGGCAAACTGCAGGAGCTGGTGCAGGTTGCAGTTGTTGCCTTTCCGTGGGCTGTCTATGGACTGGCATCCGTggggctgctgcttctgctgtgcaATCCCATGACAGTGTTAGCAAAAACCACGTGGGAGTCGGCAGAATCCATCGTCACTCCCTACCTGGGGGTTCCCACCTCTGAAGTGGACTTGCTCCACGTCATCCCTCAGATCTATAAGAGAATGCAGGAGTCTCAGAAGAGCCGCCTGGAGCGGGACAGCTGCAGAGCCACCGTTGCAGCGTATGGGCTGGGTAGTGTGTACTCTGCAGCCCTGGTCATAGCGCTCACCCTGCTGGGCTTCTTCTTGATGCTTCTGCACAGTGAGCGGATGAGTCTCGCCTTCCTGCTCCTGTTCCTGGAGGCCTTCGTGCTGCTGCACATCCACACGTGTGCCAGAGGCCTTGCTGGTGATGCTG AGCCTTTTTCGGTGCCCTGGTATGCAGTCATCTCCTGGCTCCTTGCTGCTTCCCAGTTCTTCTATTCCACAGGCCACCAGCCCATCTTCCCAGCCATCCACTGGAATGCAGCCTTTGTGGGCTTTAACCTTGACCACAGCACGAATCTCCTGCCTGCTGTCCTCGTGGGCGCCAACACCTTTGCCTCCCATATCCTTTTTGCAG TTGgctgccctctgctcctgctttggCCCTTTGTGTGTGAGATGCCCGGCTTGCAGAGGAAGAAACCCAAGAAAGAGCCCCGGGAGGAACTGCAAGAGGTGGAGGAGCACATGATGGAGATGAGGCTGCGGGAGTCCCCAGAGAAGTTctccactgctctgctgcagctgggactgAAGTACCTCTTTGTCCTTGGGACACAG CTTCTGgcctgtgtgtgtgcagctATGATCCTCAGGAGGCATCTCATGGTCTGGAAAGTCTTTGCCCCAAA GTTCCTGTTTGAGTCGCTGGGCTTTGTGGTGAGCAGCATCTGCCTTCTGCTGGGGATCTCCCTGGTGATGCGTGTGGACTGTGCTGTCAGCACCTGGTTCAGCCAGCTCCAGCTCAGGTAG